The genomic DNA ATTTGAAAAATAAAACCTTTGACTATACTCGCTTAAGTCTTTTCCCTTTCTATCGATTGAATAGTGGAGATAGTGCTTTTAAATTTGATCAAAATAATGATAATTTCACTCTTAATATCGCTTTTGATCAGCAATTATTTGGACCAGTTATTCTTAAAACCACTGGAACCTTAAATTTAACAAATGATTCAGATAATTACGGTGAATTTATAAATTCTAAAATCTCATTAAATTGGAAAAAAAGATCCTATGAATTGGGTATTTTCTATCAACCTCATAATCAAGCAGGAGGCATTTCTTTTAACCTCTTTGGTTTTAGATAGTCATAACAAATGGGTATTAAATTTTAAATAAGGTAAATCATTAAATTTATTTTTAATGAGATTTTCATTCTCTAGAAGTGCTGAAGTTGCATCCCATTCGCCTGATAAAAACATTTTTCTTGAGCTTTCTTTAATTTCAAGATTAAAATGTAAATCCTTTGATTTTGCTAGGGAATTTTTCAGGTCAATTTCTAAGAATAAAAATTTATTATCATTATATTTTTGAATTTCTTGTATTGATTTTTTAGGAAGCGTAAAACATGGGATTCCAATTGCAATACAGTTATTATAAAAAATATCGGCGAAACTCTCTCCTATGATTGATTTTATGCCCCATCTCATAAGCGCTTGGGGGGCATGTTCTCTGCTAGAACCACATCCAAAGTTGCTATTAACAATTAGTATTGTGGCATTTTTATTTTCTTCTAGATCGAAAGGATGCCTTCCATTTAAAGTTGCTCTATCGTCCTTGAAAACAGATTCACCCAATGAATCAAAGTTTACACACTTCAAGAAACGCGCAGGAATTATTCGATCTGTATCAATGTCGTTACCGATCAAGGATATACATTTACCTTTTATTTGGGTGATTTTTCCAATTGGTGGGGTAAACTCCGATTTCATTATTTAATAAATTCCCTGACGTCACTGACTTTGCCATTAATTGCAGCAGCAGCAACCATTGCTGGACTCATGAGTAGTGTTCTCCCGCTAGGAGAGCCTTGTCTTCCTTTGAAATTTCTATTACTAGAACTAGCACTAATTTGATTACCTATTAGCTTATCTGAATTCATTGCTAAACACATTGAGCAGCCTGGTTCTCTCCATTGAAATCCAGAATCCTTAAATATCTGATCAAGACCTTCTTGTTTCGCTTTATTGGCTACTTTTTCTGAACCAGGAACTACAAATGCTTTCACATTCTTAGATACTTTTTTGTCTTTTAATACCTTAGCTGCAACTCTTAAGTCACTAATTCGCCCATTTGTGCAACTGCCTATGAAACAAACCTCTACCGGAATATCTTTTATTGATTGTCCTGGCTTCAAACTCATATATTCATAAGCCTCTTCAGCAACTAATTTGTCATTTTGGGATAATTCATCTAAACAAGGGATTTGTTGATTAATTCCTATACTTTGGCCTGGAGTAATCCCCCAGGTAACGGTTGGTTCTATTTCAGAGGCATCTATTTTAATTACATCATCATAAATTGAATCTTCATCGCTTTTTAATGATTTCCACCATGTGAGAGCTTTTTCCCAATTCTC from Prochlorococcus marinus XMU1402 includes the following:
- the leuD gene encoding 3-isopropylmalate dehydratase small subunit, with the translated sequence MKSEFTPPIGKITQIKGKCISLIGNDIDTDRIIPARFLKCVNFDSLGESVFKDDRATLNGRHPFDLEENKNATILIVNSNFGCGSSREHAPQALMRWGIKSIIGESFADIFYNNCIAIGIPCFTLPKKSIQEIQKYNDNKFLFLEIDLKNSLAKSKDLHFNLEIKESSRKMFLSGEWDATSALLENENLIKNKFNDLPYLKFNTHLL